The following are encoded together in the Lathyrus oleraceus cultivar Zhongwan6 chromosome 3, CAAS_Psat_ZW6_1.0, whole genome shotgun sequence genome:
- the LOC127131399 gene encoding uncharacterized mitochondrial protein AtMg00820-like — protein MPGNDTHTPNLVTTPIVTPNTSTIPTTETNHIITRSKNNIFKPKRMYTASKHPLLENLEPSNFREGMKHAHWRKAIADEFEALVRNGTFSLVPPKARQNIVGCRWLLRIKRNSDGSIARYKARLVAKGFTQCPDIDFKETFATVVRP, from the coding sequence ATGCCAGGTAATGATACTCATACACCTAATCTTGTTACTACACCTATTGTCACTCCTAATACCTCTACAATCCCCACTACTGAAACAAACCATATTATCACAAGGTCCAAGAATAATATATTCAAGCCAAAAAGGATGTACACTGCATCAAAACATCCTCTACTTGAGAATTTGGAACCTTCAAACTTTCGTGAGGGAATGAAACACGCCCATTGGCGTAAGGCAATTGCCGATGAATTTGAAGCATTAGTAAGAAATGGCACATTCTCCCTTGTACCACCTAAGGCAAGGCAAAACATTGTTGGATGTAGATGGTTACTTCGTATCAAGAGAAATAGTGATGGTTCCATAGCTCGCTACAAGGCACGTCTTGTTGCCAAGGGTTTCACACAATGTCCTGACATTGACTTCAAGGAGACATTCGCAACAGTTGTTCGCCCATAA